The Nitrosospira multiformis ATCC 25196 region AGCTTCATGAGTATCGACGATGGTAGCAGTCCCGACTTCGAAGTTGCGCTTTGCCTGTGCAAGTTGCTCGCTGATGGCTTTTTTCTGCGCCTCTGCAACCTCCACGTTTACTTCCGCCAACAGAATATCCAGATATGCCTGCGCTACCCGCAGGATCAGATCCTGCGCCGCCATGATGAACTCCGAATCGGCCTGTGCAACCTGAAGCTTCGATTGTTCGTAGATCGCGAAATTCTCCTTGCGATAGATCGGCTGAGTGGCGGTAATGGTCAGGCTCTGGTTATCGATGACAACTTCGGAAGGCCTGACGGCCACCCCCGTTCCAGTCGCGGTTCCAGTTCCGCCGATTCTTTCTATATCGATCCACTGCCGGCGGCGCACACCCGCCAGCGTTACCGTGGGCAGCAGACCCGCCCGGCCCTGGGGCAGCTTTTCCTGGGCAGCCTGGTGCGTGAAGCGGGCTGCGCGAAACTGCGCGTCATTTTCCAACGCTTCATGATAGATGTCCATCATGTCCGCAGCTCGCAGCGGAGTGCTCAGCGCTCCGATAAACAGGAGCGCATGGACGTACGGCGCAATCTTGGATTTAGTTCCGGATTGCCTTGCGCTGCGTGAAAGGAACATCTTCGTTGACTACAGTTAAAGATAGACGGATAGCTATAGGAGAGTACCCCTGGATACGTCGCGTGGACGGCAATCCTGAAGTGCGGGCCGAAAGATCAGAATGTAAATCTTGCCGGCTGCTTCGCATTTCTGAGTGGCGCAATACAGGTTTCGAACAGGCCGACCGTGCTATACGCGCCCCCGCGCCCGTTTTCCTCCTGGGCCACGCAAGTAACCAGAAGAGCCTGCATTACCGGTGGATCGCCCACTACAGCAAAGAGACGCCCGCCGGTTTTAAGGCTTTTCTGAAATCCCTCCGGCAGCACCGGAGTGGATCCGGTCAGGACGATAACGTCATAGGGACCGTGCTGGCCCCAGCCGCGGGCAGCATCGCCATTTTCTATCAGAACGTTGGCAATCTGGTGGTTCCGCAGGTTTTTTTCGGCCATGGCTGCCAGTTCCGGCACAATCTCCACGCTATGGACAAACTTCCCCTTTTTAGCAAGCAGCGCAGTCAGGTAGCCACTGCCGCTCCCTACCTCCAGAATTCTGTCAGTATTATTGATTCTCAACTCCTGCAGAATCCGCGCCTCAACCTTGGGGGCAAGCATTACCTCGCCGTATCCCAGCGGAATTTCCATATCGACGAATGCAAGTGAACGGTAAGCTGCCGGGACAAATTCCTCGCGCCGCAGCTCGAACAATAGTTGGAGAACCTCCTGATCCAGCACTTCCCACGTGCGAATTTGCTGCTCCACCATGTTATACCGGCTTTGTTCGAGATCCATATCCAACCATCTGCTCCTATATGAAATGTCATAACAAACTTGCAATTATTCCACATTTCCGTTAGCTTCACAGCAGCAGCTAGGGGTCCGTTTCCGCGAGCACTCGGAAACTGGTGAGAGAGTCCCTCATGGAACCCGCGGATAAGTACATTGCATATCATGCTTATTCGATGGTTCCTCTACCTGACACGGATAATGCCGCCGTAGGGAAGCTGGGAATCGGGTTGTCCGGTCGTCCCGCTCCTTTATGGCACTCAAGGAGCGTAATATGAATGCAACAGTTTCAAGCGCGGTCCAAAGTTCGCTGCCTTTTTCGGGCAAGACTGCGCAAGTTGACGAAGGCACGGTCAAACCTCTGCCCCGGTCACAAAAAACCTACCTGAGCGGTTCCCGCCCGGATATCCGGGTTCCCATGCGTGAAATCAGCCAGTCCGATACGCCCGCCAGCATGGGAGCGGAAAAAAATCCGCCCATTTATGTCTATGATACTTCCGGTCCTTATACCGACCCGGCAATCAAAATTGACATTCGCGCCGGCTTGGCGCCGCTGCGCGAAAAGTGGATAGATGAGCGCGGAGATACGGAGATCCTCTCGGGTCCTGCCTCCATCTATGGCAGGCAACGTCTGAACGATCCGCGTCTCGCCGAACTGCGCTTTGACTTGAAACGCAGTCCCCGCCGCGCCAGAGCTGGAGCAAACGTGACACAAATGCATTATGCCCGAGGCGGCATCGTCACCCCGGAAATGGAATTCATTGCCATACGGGAGAATCAGCGGTGCGAGCATTTGGCCGATCAACAGCGGGAAATGCTTGCGCGCCAACACCCGGGCCAGGATTTCGGCGCGTTTCTGCCGCGCCACATCACGCCGGAGTTCGTACGCGACGAGGTCGCCAGGGGACGCGCAATCATTCCCGCCAACATCAATCATCCCGAATCCGAACCCATGATCATCGGGCGCAACTTTCTGGTGAAAATCAACGCAAATATCGGTAATTCGGCACTAAGCTCAAGTATCCAGGAAGAAGTGGAAAAGATGACATGGGCGATACGCTGGGGAGGGGATACCGTAATGGATCTCTCCACGGGAAAAAACATTCATGAAACGCGCGAATGGATCATACGCAACAGTCCCGTTCCCATCGGCACGGTGCCGATCTACCAGGCCCTGGAAAAAGTAAATGGCAAGGCCGAAGATCTGACCTGGGAAATTTTTCGCGATACCCTGATAGAGCAGGCTGAACAGGGGGTGGACTATTTCACCATTCATGCCGGCGTACGGCTCGCCTATGTTCCGATGACCGCAAAACGGCTCACCGGTATCGTTTCCCGCGGCGGATCGATCATGGCGAAGTGGTGCCTTGCCCACCACAAAGAGAGTTTCCTGTATACGCAATTCGAGGAAATCTGCGAAATCATGAAGGCTTACGATGTGAGCTTCTCCCTCGGCGACGGATTGCGGCCCGGTTCAATATACGATGCGAATGATGAAGCGCAGTTTGCGGAGCTGAAAACCCTCGGTGAACTGACGCAGATTGCCTGGAAGCATGATGTGCAGGTGATGATCGAAGGCCCCGGCCATGTTCCCATGCATCTCATCAAGGAGAACATGGATATGCAGCTGAAATACTGCGCCGAAGCCCCGTTCTATACGTTGGGGCCGCTCACTACCGACATCGCTCCCGGGTACGATCATATTACCTCTGCCATCGGCGCTGCCATGATCGGCTGGTACGGTACCGCGATGTTATGTTATGTGACCCCCAAGGAGCATCTCGGCCTGCCGGACAAGGATGACGTCAAGGATGGCATCATCACCTATAAAATCGCTGCCCATGCCGCAGACCTGGCAAAAGGACACCCCGGCGCCCAATTACGCGACAATGCTCTATCCAAAGCGCGCTTCGAGTTTCGCTGGGAAGATCAGTTCAACCTTGGCCTCGATCCCGACAAGGCAAGGCAATTCCATGATGAAACTCTGCCGCAGGAAGGCGCGAAGCTCGCCCATTTCTGTTCGATGTGCGGTCCGCATTTCTGCTCAATGAAAATCACACAGGATGTACGCGACTTTGCGGCAAGCAAAGGTGTCAGCGACCAAGAGGCCCTGGAAAAAGGCATGGAAGAAAAAGCGAGTGAATTTGTAGCAAGGGGAACCGAGATTTACAGCAAGGTGTAAGCGACATGACAGCCGGCTTGTGCCGGCTTGCCGTTGAAAAAGCAAAAGAGGAAGGCGGCAGGAGAATGCGGGCGAGATTCCATTGCCAGGACCTTCTCCTGCACGTTTCCCCCAAAAGCGTCGCAAGTATTCTCAAACCGAAGCGGTTTGATGCGATAATATCGAAAAAATAAACAGCCGCGGCTCGGCGTTACTTCTCTACTGGATATCCATTGCCTGTATTCCTTGGTAACACCATGGTTCATCCCCGTTCGTTCCCGGTTCCCCGCGGTCTCCCGGCTTCTGCCGGATAA contains the following coding sequences:
- the thiC gene encoding phosphomethylpyrimidine synthase ThiC produces the protein MNATVSSAVQSSLPFSGKTAQVDEGTVKPLPRSQKTYLSGSRPDIRVPMREISQSDTPASMGAEKNPPIYVYDTSGPYTDPAIKIDIRAGLAPLREKWIDERGDTEILSGPASIYGRQRLNDPRLAELRFDLKRSPRRARAGANVTQMHYARGGIVTPEMEFIAIRENQRCEHLADQQREMLARQHPGQDFGAFLPRHITPEFVRDEVARGRAIIPANINHPESEPMIIGRNFLVKINANIGNSALSSSIQEEVEKMTWAIRWGGDTVMDLSTGKNIHETREWIIRNSPVPIGTVPIYQALEKVNGKAEDLTWEIFRDTLIEQAEQGVDYFTIHAGVRLAYVPMTAKRLTGIVSRGGSIMAKWCLAHHKESFLYTQFEEICEIMKAYDVSFSLGDGLRPGSIYDANDEAQFAELKTLGELTQIAWKHDVQVMIEGPGHVPMHLIKENMDMQLKYCAEAPFYTLGPLTTDIAPGYDHITSAIGAAMIGWYGTAMLCYVTPKEHLGLPDKDDVKDGIITYKIAAHAADLAKGHPGAQLRDNALSKARFEFRWEDQFNLGLDPDKARQFHDETLPQEGAKLAHFCSMCGPHFCSMKITQDVRDFAASKGVSDQEALEKGMEEKASEFVARGTEIYSKV
- a CDS encoding protein-L-isoaspartate O-methyltransferase family protein, which codes for MDLEQSRYNMVEQQIRTWEVLDQEVLQLLFELRREEFVPAAYRSLAFVDMEIPLGYGEVMLAPKVEARILQELRINNTDRILEVGSGSGYLTALLAKKGKFVHSVEIVPELAAMAEKNLRNHQIANVLIENGDAARGWGQHGPYDVIVLTGSTPVLPEGFQKSLKTGGRLFAVVGDPPVMQALLVTCVAQEENGRGGAYSTVGLFETCIAPLRNAKQPARFTF